In one window of Methanoculleus chikugoensis DNA:
- the htpX gene encoding zinc metalloprotease HtpX, which translates to MKWTRDFGLTMRMFLTSFLLLIVYLIFLGVLSALGFPFEFLLLVAAGMAFLQFFFSDKLVLWSTSTRIVEEDEYPELHRMVESLATRAGLPKPKVGIMASPVPNAFATGRSPKNAVVAVTDSIMRTLNREELEAVLAHEISHVKNRDMLTLTMASFLSMLAFLIMRNWFFMGLFGGGGNRDNNMGALILVYVVSIVVWIVSTLLTRALSRYREFAADRGSAALTENPRALISALQKISGRMDYVPAEKKQEVEGANAFFIIPAISGRSLMDLFSTHPSLEKRVAALEELEAQRRGY; encoded by the coding sequence ATGAAGTGGACGCGCGACTTCGGTCTCACTATGAGGATGTTTCTCACGTCGTTCCTGCTCCTCATAGTCTACCTGATCTTCCTGGGCGTCCTTTCCGCCCTGGGATTCCCCTTTGAGTTCCTCCTGCTGGTGGCCGCCGGGATGGCGTTCCTCCAGTTCTTCTTCTCCGATAAGCTGGTGCTCTGGAGCACCAGCACCCGGATTGTCGAGGAGGACGAATACCCGGAGTTGCACCGGATGGTCGAGAGCCTCGCCACGAGAGCGGGCCTCCCGAAACCGAAGGTCGGGATCATGGCTTCCCCGGTGCCGAACGCGTTCGCGACCGGCCGGAGCCCGAAGAACGCCGTGGTGGCGGTCACCGACTCGATCATGCGGACGCTCAACCGCGAGGAACTCGAAGCGGTGCTCGCCCACGAGATATCGCACGTGAAGAACCGGGACATGCTGACGCTGACGATGGCGAGTTTCCTCTCGATGCTCGCCTTCCTGATCATGCGCAACTGGTTCTTCATGGGGCTCTTCGGCGGCGGCGGCAACCGCGACAACAACATGGGCGCGCTGATCCTGGTCTACGTCGTCTCGATCGTCGTCTGGATCGTGAGCACGCTCCTCACCCGGGCGCTCTCCCGCTACCGGGAGTTCGCCGCGGACCGGGGCAGCGCCGCCCTGACGGAGAACCCCCGGGCGCTGATATCGGCGCTCCAGAAGATCAGCGGGCGGATGGACTACGTCCCCGCCGAGAAGAAACAGGAAGTGGAGGGCGCGAACGCGTTCTTCATCATCCCGGCCATCTCCGGGAGATCCCTGATGGATCTCTTCTCCACGCACCCGTCGCTGGAGAAGCGGGTGGCGGCCCTCGAGGAGCTGGAAGCGCAACGGCGCGGGTACTAA